GGCGGTTTAACGGCTCGGCGCGGCGTTGTGGAGCCTCTTGCGCGGCGCGCAGGCTGACCTCGAACACCGCGCCCGCGCCGCCGGTTTGCGCCAGAATGACCTCCCCGCCCATGGCGCGGGCCAGCTCGCGCGCGATGGACAGGCCGAGCCCGGATCCGCCCTTGGCGCCAGTGCGTCCAAAGGGCTCGAACAATGTTTCGCGCACATGGGCCGGCACGCCGGGCCCGGAATCGCGCACGGCGATCACCACCGCGCCATCGCCGTCCCGCGCCAGCGACGCGCTCAGCGCCCCGCCCTCTCCCATGGCCTGGATGGCGTTGCGGAAGAGATTGAGGAAGATGCGGTGCACATGGTCGGGATCGGCCTGAACCGTCACCGCATCATCCACCTGATTGTCCCAGGCCGCCGCCCCCGACACCGCTATGGCGTCGCTCAGCGCTTCGTCGAGGGCTTGTTTGAGATTGACCGGGCCGAGCACCGGCGCGCGCTCTTGCGACCGTCCGAATTTCAGCGTGTCCTCACAGAGCCTTACGCCCCGGTCGACGGCGCGCACCAGGCGCGCGCCCATATTGGCGACGCGCTCGTCCGCGCTCATGGCCAGGCGGTCGGAGATCAGCTGCGCGCTGGCCAGCACGTTGCGCAGGTCATGATTGATTCGCGCCACCGCCCCGCCCAGCGCCGCGAGCCGGTCCCTCTGGCGGAAGGCGGCGCGCACCTCGTCCTGCATGGCCGCCAGCGCGGTTTCGGCCTCGCCAATCTCATCGCGCCGCCCTGACGGGGTAAAGCCCAACGCCGGATTGCCCGGGTCCTGCTGGAAGGCGGTGATC
The window above is part of the Hyphomonadaceae bacterium ML37 genome. Proteins encoded here:
- a CDS encoding HAMP domain-containing histidine kinase; translated protein: MDSDGQRRGTGPAAWVQAGGSRIVRAIRSLPGKLLIFSFLFVLVAEVMIFFPSASNFRTEWLTSRAESAHLAALAAETADAGGLNEDQVRELLAGADAIAVARVYGGFNELVLGGDVGDSEMVDADLTRETLIERHLALWGTVFASEERYLRIVAAPRTRPEEQISVIVPEAGLRNDLLAFSARIAGLSLFIAGVTGALLYLVLMFMFVRPMRRLALAITAFQQDPGNPALGFTPSGRRDEIGEAETALAAMQDEVRAAFRQRDRLAALGGAVARINHDLRNVLASAQLISDRLAMSADERVANMGARLVRAVDRGVRLCEDTLKFGRSQERAPVLGPVNLKQALDEALSDAIAVSGAAAWDNQVDDAVTVQADPDHVHRIFLNLFRNAIQAMGEGGALSASLARDGDGAVVIAVRDSGPGVPAHVRETLFEPFGRTGAKGGSGLGLSIARELARAMGGEVILAQTGGAGAVFEVSLRAAQEAPQRRAEPLNRPA